A region from the Lysobacter sp. BMK333-48F3 genome encodes:
- the pcaD gene encoding 3-oxoadipate enol-lactonase, which produces MNSELSFFTTGDGVRLAYRFDGDARAPVLVLSNSIGTDLRMWDGQVDALARHFRVLRYDARGHGASDVPAGAYSLDRLGRDVIELMDGLGIGRAHFLGLSLGGFVGQWLGVHAPERIDRLVLANTSSYLGPAPQWDERIAAVTQAPDLAETAETFLRNWFPASMLERGDAAVAPFRAMLLATDRQGFAGSYAAVRDADLRRSVALIVSPTLIVAGEHDPVTAASHSAAIAATVADARLVVLPAVHLSNVEYPAEFLAEVLGFLDAA; this is translated from the coding sequence ATGAACAGCGAACTGTCCTTCTTCACCACCGGCGACGGCGTGCGCCTGGCCTACCGCTTCGACGGCGACGCGCGTGCGCCGGTGCTGGTGCTGTCCAACTCGATCGGCACCGACCTGCGGATGTGGGACGGGCAGGTCGACGCGCTGGCGCGGCACTTCCGCGTGCTGCGCTACGACGCGCGCGGCCACGGCGCCTCCGACGTGCCGGCCGGCGCCTACTCGCTGGACCGGCTCGGCCGCGACGTGATCGAGCTGATGGACGGGCTAGGCATCGGCCGCGCGCACTTCCTCGGCCTGTCGCTGGGCGGCTTCGTCGGCCAGTGGCTGGGCGTGCACGCGCCCGAGCGCATCGACCGGCTGGTGCTGGCCAATACCTCTTCCTATCTCGGCCCGGCGCCGCAGTGGGACGAGCGCATCGCCGCGGTCACCCAGGCGCCGGATCTGGCCGAGACCGCCGAGACCTTCCTGCGCAACTGGTTCCCGGCGTCGATGCTGGAGCGCGGCGACGCCGCGGTCGCGCCGTTCCGCGCCATGCTGCTGGCGACCGACCGCCAGGGCTTCGCCGGCAGCTACGCCGCGGTTCGCGACGCCGACCTGCGCCGCAGCGTCGCGCTGATCGTCAGTCCGACCCTGATCGTCGCCGGCGAACACGATCCGGTGACCGCGGCCAGCCACAGCGCGGCGATCGCCGCGACCGTGGCGGACGCCAGGCTGGTGGTGCTGCCGGCGGTGCACCTGAGCAATGTCGAGTACCCGGCCGAATTCCTCGCCGAAGTACTCGGCTTCCTGGACGCGGCCTGA
- a CDS encoding LysR family transcriptional regulator, with amino-acid sequence MSGFTLHDLQCFDAVIREGGFQAAAAVLHRSHPAVFAAVAKLERQLGLSLLDRSGYRVRATDAGQSLHRRAQAVLRECEGLRTHAAQLAMGAESELHVVIGDLCPRPPVLGLLGRFFAQVPGTRLHLHFEAVGGPAERLFDDRADLILHCIDKSDPRLDWIDLGQVAFVPVVAPGFLPFAPSRAIRPQQLRDRTQCVIRDSASHSPRRDYFLVEGAQQCTVADHAMKKEIVLQGLGWGHLPRFLIEDELADGRLLSIAGRYLPGRREELVAARRRDRPQGPVAARLWRYLAEHAPLAAASSARTSGVAAKTPSPVRRRAKA; translated from the coding sequence ATGAGCGGATTCACCCTGCACGACCTGCAATGCTTCGATGCGGTGATCCGCGAAGGCGGCTTCCAGGCCGCGGCGGCGGTGTTGCACCGCTCGCATCCGGCGGTGTTCGCCGCGGTCGCCAAGCTCGAACGCCAGCTCGGCCTGAGCCTGCTCGACCGCAGCGGCTACCGGGTGCGCGCGACCGACGCCGGGCAATCCTTGCACCGTCGCGCCCAGGCCGTGCTGCGCGAATGCGAAGGCCTGCGCACCCACGCCGCGCAGTTGGCGATGGGCGCAGAAAGCGAACTGCACGTGGTGATCGGCGACCTGTGCCCGCGGCCGCCCGTGCTCGGGCTGCTCGGGCGCTTCTTCGCCCAGGTGCCCGGCACTCGCCTGCATCTGCATTTCGAGGCGGTCGGCGGCCCGGCCGAACGCCTGTTCGACGATCGCGCCGACCTGATCCTCCACTGCATCGACAAGAGCGATCCGCGCCTGGACTGGATCGACCTGGGCCAGGTGGCGTTCGTGCCGGTGGTCGCGCCGGGCTTCCTGCCGTTCGCGCCGTCGCGCGCGATCCGCCCGCAGCAACTGCGCGACCGCACCCAGTGCGTGATCCGCGACAGCGCCAGCCATTCGCCGCGGCGCGATTACTTCCTGGTCGAGGGGGCGCAACAATGCACCGTCGCCGATCATGCGATGAAGAAGGAAATCGTCCTGCAGGGCCTCGGCTGGGGCCACCTGCCGCGGTTTCTGATCGAGGACGAACTGGCCGACGGCCGACTGCTGTCGATCGCCGGGCGCTATCTGCCCGGCCGCCGCGAGGAACTGGTCGCGGCCCGGCGCCGCGACCGTCCGCAAGGCCCGGTCGCGGCGCGGCTGTGGCGATACCTGGCCGAGCACGCGCCGCTGGCCGCGGCGTCTTCGGCGCGCACGTCCGGCGTTGCGGCGAAGACGCCATCGCCGGTGCGCCGACGCGCCAAGGCCTAA